The Rhizobium brockwellii genome window below encodes:
- a CDS encoding proline iminopeptidase-family hydrolase, with translation MGEVTTKEAYLPFRDYRTWYRITGSLESGKLPLVVAHGGPGCTHDYVDSFKDIAALDGRPVIHYDQLGNGNSTRLPEKGPDFWTVGLFLEELDALLCHLGIRDRYAFLGQSWGGMLGAEHAVRRPEGLKALVIANSPANMHTWVSEANRLRQELPKEVQDTLLKHELAGSLTDPDYIAASRVFYDRHVCRVVPWPPEVARTFAIMDEDNTVYRNMNGPTEFHVIGTMKDWTIENRLDRIEAPTLLISGKYDEATPLVVRPYLERVPGCEWVLFENSSHMPHVEEKQLCLATVSGFLSRHD, from the coding sequence GTGGGCGAAGTCACGACCAAAGAAGCCTATCTGCCCTTTCGCGACTATCGCACCTGGTATCGCATCACCGGTTCGCTGGAGAGCGGCAAGCTACCTCTCGTCGTCGCCCATGGCGGGCCTGGCTGCACCCATGATTATGTCGATTCCTTCAAGGATATCGCCGCCCTCGACGGCCGTCCGGTCATCCATTACGACCAGCTCGGCAATGGCAATTCCACCCGACTTCCGGAAAAGGGCCCGGATTTCTGGACGGTCGGCCTGTTTCTCGAAGAACTGGACGCACTGCTTTGCCATCTCGGCATTCGGGATCGCTATGCCTTCCTCGGCCAGTCCTGGGGCGGCATGCTCGGTGCCGAACACGCGGTGCGCCGGCCGGAAGGCCTGAAGGCGCTTGTCATCGCCAACTCGCCGGCGAACATGCACACCTGGGTTTCGGAGGCAAACCGGCTGAGGCAGGAACTGCCGAAGGAGGTGCAGGACACGCTGCTGAAGCACGAGCTGGCGGGAAGCCTCACCGATCCGGACTATATCGCTGCCTCGCGTGTCTTCTATGACCGCCATGTCTGCCGGGTGGTGCCGTGGCCGCCCGAAGTGGCGCGGACCTTTGCGATCATGGACGAAGACAACACCGTCTACCGCAACATGAATGGCCCGACCGAATTTCACGTCATCGGCACGATGAAGGACTGGACGATCGAGAACAGGCTCGACCGCATCGAAGCCCCGACACTGCTGATCTCGGGAAAATACGACGAGGCGACACCCCTGGTGGTAAGGCCCTATCTCGAACGCGTTCCGGGCTGCGAATGGGTGCTCTTCGAAAATTCCAGCCACATGCCGCATGTCGAGGAAAAGCAGCTTTGCCTGGCGACCGTTTCCGGTTTCCTGTCACGGCACGATTGA
- a CDS encoding host attachment family protein, with amino-acid sequence MILPQGTVVAVTDGEKLDLYRNNGSGPELSLSLIHGVSIVDEAKGSGGRHGSTSANPDDSQLAEDGFSAGIAQYLNKQVLEGEIEHLAIISAPRSLGELRKHYHKFLAAKLLLEIPKELTGHSVEDIEKAVLGA; translated from the coding sequence ATGATATTACCGCAAGGCACAGTCGTCGCCGTCACTGACGGCGAGAAGCTAGACCTCTATCGCAATAACGGGTCGGGTCCGGAGCTAAGTCTGTCCCTCATACATGGCGTATCGATCGTGGACGAAGCCAAAGGCTCCGGCGGACGTCACGGAAGCACGTCGGCAAATCCGGATGACAGCCAGCTCGCCGAAGACGGGTTCTCCGCAGGCATCGCGCAGTACCTTAACAAGCAAGTGCTCGAAGGCGAGATCGAACATCTGGCTATCATTTCCGCACCGCGTTCGCTGGGCGAACTGCGCAAGCACTACCACAAGTTTCTTGCTGCGAAACTCCTGCTTGAAATCCCCAAGGAGCTCACCGGCCACTCGGTCGAAGACATCGAGAAGGCCGTCCTGGGGGCTTGA
- a CDS encoding 3-hydroxybutyrate dehydrogenase, producing MKLRDKVCIVTGSASGIGLAIAKKYVSEGAKVVIADLKLEAAEAAAKDLTATGPGEAIGLAMDVTSEEAVNAGVAAVVTKWGRVDVLVSNAGIQIVNKIEDYAFSDWKKMLAIHLDGAFLTTKACVPHMKAQKGGAIIYMGSVHSHEASPLKSAYVTAKHGLLGLARVVAKEGGPDGVRANVICPGFVRTPLVDKQIPEQAKELGISEDEVIKKVMLGGTVDAQFTTVDDVAEVALLFAGFETNALTGQSLVVSHGWYMQ from the coding sequence ATGAAGCTTAGGGACAAGGTCTGCATCGTCACCGGCTCGGCCAGCGGTATCGGGCTGGCGATCGCCAAAAAATACGTTTCTGAAGGTGCCAAGGTCGTCATCGCCGACCTGAAGCTCGAGGCGGCGGAAGCGGCGGCCAAGGACCTGACGGCTACAGGCCCGGGCGAGGCGATCGGTCTTGCGATGGACGTCACCAGCGAGGAAGCCGTGAATGCCGGCGTCGCCGCCGTCGTAACCAAGTGGGGCCGGGTGGACGTGCTCGTCTCAAATGCGGGCATCCAGATCGTCAACAAGATCGAGGACTACGCCTTTTCCGACTGGAAGAAGATGCTTGCCATCCATCTCGATGGCGCATTCCTCACCACCAAGGCTTGCGTTCCCCACATGAAAGCGCAGAAGGGCGGCGCGATCATCTATATGGGCTCGGTGCATTCGCATGAGGCTTCGCCGCTGAAATCGGCCTACGTCACCGCCAAGCACGGCTTGCTCGGCCTTGCTCGTGTGGTCGCCAAGGAAGGCGGACCGGATGGCGTGCGTGCCAACGTCATCTGCCCCGGCTTCGTCCGGACGCCGCTGGTCGACAAGCAAATTCCGGAACAGGCAAAGGAACTAGGAATTTCCGAAGACGAGGTCATCAAGAAGGTAATGCTCGGAGGCACGGTGGATGCACAGTTTACCACGGTCGACGATGTCGCCGAAGTGGCGCTGCTATTTGCCGGTTTCGAAACCAATGCTCTCACCGGCCAGTCACTCGTCGTCAGCCATGGCTGGTACATGCAGTAA
- a CDS encoding tautomerase family protein, translating to MPLVKVHILKGRLPQEIDVLLDTVHEVVVKSFGVPPRDRYQILQEHEASHFRALDTGLDIARTEKFILLEITSRPRSRDAKVAFYSNLTRALQARCDVPPSDVMVSLHINSDEDWSFGMGRAQFLTGEL from the coding sequence ATGCCCCTTGTCAAAGTCCATATTCTGAAAGGTCGCCTGCCGCAGGAGATCGACGTGCTGCTTGATACGGTCCACGAGGTCGTCGTGAAGTCCTTTGGAGTTCCGCCGAGAGACCGGTACCAGATCCTTCAAGAGCACGAGGCGTCACATTTTCGCGCGCTCGACACCGGGCTCGACATCGCTCGGACCGAGAAATTCATCCTGCTCGAAATCACCAGCCGTCCGAGGTCTCGCGATGCGAAGGTGGCTTTTTATTCAAACCTCACGCGCGCGCTCCAGGCTCGTTGCGATGTGCCGCCATCCGACGTGATGGTCTCGCTGCATATCAACTCGGACGAAGACTGGTCGTTCGGCATGGGCAGAGCGCAGTTCCTGACCGGCGAGCTCTAA
- a CDS encoding DUF3734 domain-containing protein: MSTIPTEKTVLVFQGGGALGAYQAGAYEALHEAGIRPDWLAGISIGSINSAIIAGSPVDQRVDNLRTFWHRVSSGLPGHFLGNGNAMRKWFNESSAFLGSLTGVPGFFTPRVFAPWNIPGDPMAAISLYDTAPLQETLADLVDFDLINSGAIRLSLGAVDVVSGNFNYFDNRDCAFSPKHVAASGALPPGFAPVEIDGRFYWDGGIVSNTPLQRILGGSELETDLCIFQVDLFSAKGVLPKDVFDVDAREKEIRFSSRTRLNTDQFRKLQSVRMAAKRLMEKLPPELKDDPDAKLLERIGNDCAVTMVHLIYRRAAYETGSKDYEFSRLSVEEHWKAGHDDVVETLKHPEWLNRTRPTNGIRIFDLAEQRLRGKNHEN; this comes from the coding sequence GTGAGTACTATTCCGACAGAGAAAACCGTGCTGGTGTTTCAGGGCGGTGGTGCTCTGGGTGCCTACCAGGCCGGCGCTTACGAAGCTTTGCATGAGGCTGGCATCCGCCCCGACTGGTTGGCCGGGATATCTATCGGCTCAATCAACTCAGCCATCATTGCCGGAAGCCCCGTCGATCAGCGTGTCGATAACCTCCGGACCTTCTGGCATCGGGTCTCCTCCGGATTGCCCGGCCATTTTCTCGGCAATGGCAATGCGATGCGCAAATGGTTCAACGAATCCTCGGCCTTTCTGGGGTCCTTGACCGGCGTTCCCGGCTTTTTCACGCCGCGTGTCTTTGCGCCATGGAACATCCCGGGCGATCCGATGGCCGCGATCAGCCTTTACGACACCGCGCCGCTGCAGGAAACACTCGCCGATCTGGTCGATTTCGACCTGATCAACTCGGGTGCCATCCGTCTCAGCCTCGGCGCGGTCGATGTTGTTAGCGGCAACTTCAATTACTTCGACAACCGCGATTGCGCTTTTTCGCCCAAACACGTGGCCGCCTCCGGAGCACTGCCGCCGGGTTTTGCGCCTGTCGAGATCGATGGCCGCTTTTATTGGGATGGCGGTATCGTTTCCAACACGCCGCTGCAGCGCATTCTCGGTGGTAGCGAGTTGGAGACAGATCTCTGCATCTTCCAGGTCGATTTGTTCAGCGCCAAGGGCGTGCTGCCCAAGGATGTCTTTGACGTCGATGCCCGCGAGAAGGAAATCCGTTTTTCCAGCCGCACCCGGCTCAACACCGACCAGTTCCGCAAGCTTCAGTCGGTGCGCATGGCGGCCAAGCGGCTGATGGAAAAGCTGCCGCCTGAGCTGAAGGACGATCCTGATGCGAAGCTTCTTGAAAGGATCGGCAATGATTGCGCCGTCACCATGGTGCACCTGATCTATAGGCGTGCCGCCTACGAAACCGGATCCAAGGACTATGAGTTTTCGCGGCTCTCCGTGGAGGAACACTGGAAGGCCGGCCATGACGATGTGGTCGAGACGCTAAAACATCCAGAGTGGCTCAACCGGACGCGTCCGACCAATGGGATACGGATTTTCGACCTTGCCGAGCAACGCCTGCGTGGGAAAAACCATGAAAATTGA
- a CDS encoding SDR family NAD(P)-dependent oxidoreductase: MSNQQKVAIITGASQGIGEGLVRAYRERNYRVVATSRSIKQGSDDGVHAVAGDISNSETAERVVREAIQRFGRIDTLVNNAGVFTAKPFVDFTQEDYDLNFGVNVSGFFHITQRAAREMLKQGSGHIVSITTSLVNQPVSSVPTALASLTKGGLNAVTKELAIEFAKTGVRVNAVSPGIIKTPMHAPETHEFLSALHPVGHMGEISDIVDAVIYLESASFVTGEILHVDGGQNAGRW; encoded by the coding sequence ATGAGCAATCAGCAGAAGGTCGCCATCATCACCGGTGCATCGCAGGGCATCGGCGAAGGTCTGGTCCGCGCCTATCGCGAGCGGAACTATCGCGTGGTCGCCACATCGCGTTCGATCAAACAGGGTTCGGATGACGGCGTACATGCCGTGGCGGGCGACATCTCCAATTCCGAGACCGCAGAGCGCGTCGTCCGCGAGGCGATTCAACGCTTCGGCCGGATCGACACGTTGGTCAACAACGCGGGCGTGTTCACTGCAAAGCCTTTCGTCGACTTCACTCAGGAAGACTACGACCTGAACTTCGGCGTGAACGTTTCGGGCTTCTTCCACATCACGCAGCGGGCGGCGAGGGAGATGCTCAAGCAGGGCTCCGGCCACATCGTCAGCATCACCACGAGCCTCGTAAACCAGCCGGTGTCGAGCGTCCCCACGGCTCTCGCTTCGCTCACCAAGGGCGGTCTGAACGCCGTCACGAAGGAACTGGCCATCGAGTTCGCCAAGACGGGTGTCCGGGTGAACGCCGTGTCTCCTGGTATCATCAAGACCCCGATGCACGCTCCCGAGACTCACGAGTTCCTCTCCGCTCTCCATCCGGTCGGCCACATGGGCGAGATAAGCGACATCGTCGACGCCGTGATCTACCTCGAGAGCGCAAGCTTCGTCACTGGAGAGATCCTACACGTCGACGGTGGCCAGAACGCCGGCCGCTGGTAG
- a CDS encoding acetoacetate decarboxylase produces the protein MKIEDVVRNAFAMPLTSPSYPPGPYRFVNREYMIITYRTDPEALRRVVPEPLQFDEPLVKYEFIRMPDSTGFGDYTESGQVIPVTYEGVHGGYVHSMYLNDDAPIAGGREIWGFPKKLAEPSLTSVKDALVGTLDYGGQRVATATMGFKHRTLDKAKILESLMQPNFMLKIIPHVDCTPRICELVRYYLEDLTVKGAWEGPGALALFPHALAPVADLPVLEVKSAIHILSDLTLGLGEVVHDYLAK, from the coding sequence ATGAAAATTGAAGATGTCGTTCGCAATGCCTTTGCCATGCCGCTGACGAGCCCATCCTACCCGCCAGGGCCGTACCGCTTCGTCAATCGCGAATATATGATCATCACCTATCGCACCGATCCGGAGGCCCTGCGCCGGGTCGTGCCGGAGCCGCTGCAGTTCGATGAGCCGCTGGTGAAATACGAATTCATCCGCATGCCGGACTCGACCGGGTTTGGCGACTATACCGAATCCGGCCAAGTCATCCCGGTGACCTATGAAGGCGTACACGGCGGTTACGTGCATTCTATGTACCTCAACGACGACGCGCCGATCGCCGGTGGCCGCGAGATTTGGGGCTTTCCGAAGAAACTGGCCGAGCCATCGCTGACATCCGTCAAAGATGCGCTTGTCGGCACGCTTGACTATGGCGGTCAGCGCGTCGCCACCGCAACGATGGGCTTCAAGCATCGGACACTCGACAAGGCGAAAATCCTCGAAAGCCTGATGCAGCCGAATTTCATGCTGAAGATCATTCCACATGTCGATTGCACACCGCGCATCTGCGAGCTGGTGCGCTACTATCTGGAGGATCTGACGGTGAAGGGCGCGTGGGAAGGCCCGGGCGCCCTGGCGCTGTTTCCGCATGCACTGGCGCCGGTCGCCGACCTGCCGGTGCTTGAGGTTAAATCCGCCATCCATATTCTCTCGGACCTGACGCTGGGCCTCGGCGAAGTGGTCCATGATTATCTTGCAAAATAA
- a CDS encoding helix-turn-helix transcriptional regulator, with protein MNDHPQAGSATILATSRGRGWHGLEADLVRIPPGRTHIAGTPYHRLGIHVGRPVRAQCRCDGREHRRLQKHGDIDVVPAGLDGVWEDDRECTILRLKISKDLFHRAAIDLGRDPATAIVPQFQLRDPRLEAVVWALKAELEANVPSDNLYADTLATALALRLVEAGSGSARPVDSGRALSPRQKRLLADYIEDNLDTPLSLADLAGLAGLSLSHLKTRFRNSFGMPPHQYVMHRRISRAEALIRSSSLPLSQIALEAGFAHQSHMANSMKRLVGVSPGTIARLRN; from the coding sequence ATGAACGATCATCCGCAGGCAGGGAGCGCGACAATCCTCGCAACGAGCAGGGGACGCGGCTGGCACGGCCTGGAGGCCGATCTGGTGCGCATTCCGCCTGGCCGCACGCATATTGCGGGCACGCCCTATCATCGCCTCGGAATTCATGTCGGCCGGCCGGTGCGCGCCCAATGCCGCTGTGACGGGCGGGAGCATCGCCGACTGCAGAAGCATGGCGATATCGACGTGGTGCCAGCCGGCCTCGATGGCGTCTGGGAGGACGACCGCGAATGCACGATCCTGCGACTGAAGATCAGCAAGGATCTTTTCCATCGGGCTGCCATCGACCTCGGCCGCGATCCCGCAACGGCAATCGTGCCGCAATTTCAACTCCGTGATCCGCGGCTCGAGGCAGTCGTCTGGGCCTTGAAAGCGGAACTCGAAGCGAATGTGCCGTCCGACAATCTCTACGCCGATACGCTGGCGACGGCCCTCGCGCTCCGTCTGGTCGAGGCGGGCAGCGGCAGCGCTCGTCCAGTGGATAGCGGCAGAGCGCTCTCGCCCCGTCAGAAGCGGCTGCTTGCCGACTACATCGAGGATAATCTCGATACGCCGCTTTCCCTTGCAGACCTGGCCGGTCTTGCCGGACTGAGCCTCTCGCATCTGAAGACGCGGTTTCGAAACAGTTTCGGCATGCCGCCGCATCAATATGTGATGCACCGCCGGATCTCGCGTGCCGAGGCACTGATCCGGAGCTCCAGCCTGCCGCTGAGCCAGATCGCGCTGGAAGCAGGCTTCGCGCATCAAAGCCATATGGCAAACAGCATGAAGCGGCTGGTCGGCGTCAGCCCCGGCACCATCGCCCGCCTGCGCAATTGA
- a CDS encoding VOC family protein — MTDATQQAKPPSKTSDTRLTSMNLELVVIPVSDVDRSRTFYESLGWRLDIDHATGDDYRIVQFTPAGSGGSVMFGQNITTAAPGSAQGMHLVVSDVLAARDDLVRRGVKVSDPFHDVGGIFHHSNGKGIAKGPNPERKSYASYVTFEDPDGNAWTLQEVTARLPGSLRDTSFTTQLHDAVWGSAK, encoded by the coding sequence ATGACCGACGCCACGCAGCAAGCGAAACCCCCGTCTAAGACGTCAGATACAAGACTGACCAGCATGAACCTTGAACTCGTCGTGATCCCGGTCTCCGACGTGGATCGTTCAAGAACGTTTTACGAAAGCCTGGGCTGGCGACTGGACATAGACCACGCCACGGGCGACGATTACCGCATCGTCCAGTTTACCCCGGCTGGCTCCGGAGGCTCGGTGATGTTCGGCCAGAACATCACCACGGCGGCGCCCGGCTCCGCCCAGGGCATGCATCTCGTCGTGTCCGACGTCCTTGCCGCGCGTGACGACCTCGTACGACGCGGCGTGAAGGTCAGCGACCCTTTCCACGACGTCGGCGGAATCTTCCATCACTCCAACGGCAAGGGAATTGCCAAGGGACCGAATCCCGAAAGGAAGAGCTACGCCTCGTATGTCACGTTCGAGGATCCCGATGGCAACGCATGGACGTTGCAGGAGGTGACGGCGCGTCTTCCTGGATCGCTCCGCGACACGAGCTTCACGACGCAGCTTCACGACGCCGTCTGGGGATCCGCGAAGTAA
- a CDS encoding helix-turn-helix transcriptional regulator — protein sequence MLDDPILDDIGTIRRQFTAHETLDGRIDQAFQAMKQIGFEALIYDYTPVPYDLDGAIMIPSLLKLRNISDDMHDYWFNRGYFRIDPVQQVALRTSAPFFWNYDPDADTLINRFMNDDTAPVTRYLSERDMSTGVTVPVHMPRGDYATVTGIRFGRNKDFERHALRYIADFNLLAHVFHETAYSLFDTRAKSVGTIRLTERERECLRHSAEGYSAKEISRIIDRSVPTVVMHLNAATKKLGARNRTQAVVRAIHYRLLEDRPTHNWPPYNL from the coding sequence ATGCTTGACGACCCCATTCTTGACGACATCGGAACGATCAGACGGCAGTTTACAGCGCACGAAACGCTGGACGGCCGGATCGACCAGGCCTTTCAGGCGATGAAGCAGATCGGCTTCGAGGCGCTGATCTACGACTATACACCCGTTCCCTACGATCTCGACGGCGCGATCATGATACCATCGCTGCTGAAGCTGCGGAATATCTCCGACGACATGCACGACTACTGGTTCAATCGCGGCTATTTCCGTATCGATCCGGTGCAGCAGGTGGCGCTGCGCACCTCCGCACCCTTCTTCTGGAACTACGACCCGGACGCCGACACGCTGATCAACCGTTTCATGAACGACGACACCGCGCCGGTAACGCGCTATTTGAGCGAGCGAGATATGTCGACCGGCGTCACCGTCCCGGTTCATATGCCACGCGGCGACTATGCCACCGTCACCGGCATCCGCTTCGGCCGAAACAAAGATTTCGAGCGGCACGCACTGCGCTATATCGCCGACTTCAACCTGCTTGCCCATGTCTTCCATGAGACCGCCTATTCGCTTTTCGACACGCGGGCGAAGAGCGTCGGCACGATCCGCCTGACCGAACGGGAACGGGAATGCCTGCGCCATTCGGCGGAAGGCTACTCCGCCAAGGAAATTTCCCGCATCATCGACCGTTCCGTGCCGACCGTCGTGATGCATCTGAACGCCGCGACAAAGAAACTCGGCGCCCGCAACCGCACCCAGGCCGTGGTTCGCGCCATCCATTACCGCCTGCTCGAAGACCGGCCGACCCATAATTGGCCACCCTATAACTTGTGA
- a CDS encoding tautomerase family protein, protein MPIVTVQVTREGTIPDRTSVTPEEKAAIIAGVSQVMLDVLNKPLESTYVVIEEVELDNWGWGGLPTVQYRRKKAEGKA, encoded by the coding sequence ATGCCAATAGTCACCGTACAAGTAACCCGTGAAGGCACGATCCCTGATCGCACTTCGGTCACTCCCGAGGAGAAGGCAGCAATCATCGCCGGCGTCAGCCAGGTCATGCTCGACGTCCTCAATAAGCCGCTGGAATCGACATATGTGGTGATCGAGGAGGTCGAATTGGACAACTGGGGCTGGGGCGGCCTTCCAACCGTCCAGTACCGGAGGAAGAAGGCTGAAGGAAAAGCTTGA
- a CDS encoding acetamidase/formamidase family protein — MTTHRFIPTSFHNVIGSLPPALYIADGDTVVTETLDAAGHDKDGIKQTSGPNPMNGPIFVEGAEPGDALKVEIISMIPTRDTGFTRSVVAANVVDPEAVRDLPPRDIAIWAIDREALTVRLSEPVAGLENFVLPLAPMIGCFGVAPSLGQAISTATSGEYGGNMDYRLFGPGTTVRLPVAAPGALFFLGDCHAVQGDGEIVGTGIETTFEVTVQLTVEKKAGLVWPRGETAEDIFTIGNARPLDQALQHATSEMLTWLASDYGLDRTAASHLLGQVVRYDVGNVFDPAYTMACRVAKKWLIRR; from the coding sequence ATGACCACTCACCGCTTCATTCCGACGAGCTTTCACAATGTCATCGGCTCTCTTCCGCCGGCCCTGTACATCGCCGACGGCGATACCGTGGTCACCGAGACGCTCGATGCTGCCGGGCATGACAAGGACGGCATCAAGCAGACATCCGGCCCCAATCCGATGAACGGCCCGATCTTCGTGGAAGGTGCCGAGCCCGGAGATGCGCTGAAGGTCGAGATCATCAGCATGATCCCGACCAGGGACACGGGTTTTACCCGCAGCGTCGTCGCCGCCAATGTGGTCGATCCCGAGGCGGTTCGCGACCTGCCGCCGCGCGATATCGCCATCTGGGCGATCGACCGCGAAGCCCTGACCGTCCGCCTTTCCGAACCGGTTGCAGGTCTTGAAAATTTCGTTCTGCCTCTCGCCCCGATGATCGGCTGTTTCGGCGTGGCGCCCAGCCTCGGCCAGGCGATATCGACCGCCACCAGCGGCGAATATGGCGGCAACATGGACTATCGGCTGTTCGGCCCGGGCACCACCGTCCGCTTGCCCGTAGCCGCCCCCGGCGCCCTGTTCTTTCTGGGCGACTGCCATGCCGTGCAAGGGGATGGCGAGATCGTCGGAACCGGCATCGAGACGACGTTCGAAGTCACGGTGCAGCTGACGGTGGAAAAGAAGGCCGGACTGGTCTGGCCGCGCGGGGAAACCGCCGAAGACATCTTCACCATCGGCAATGCCCGGCCCCTCGATCAGGCGCTCCAGCACGCGACCAGCGAAATGTTGACCTGGCTGGCATCGGATTATGGTCTGGACAGAACGGCGGCCAGCCATCTGCTCGGCCAGGTGGTGCGATATGACGTTGGCAACGTCTTCGACCCGGCCTACACGATGGCTTGCCGTGTCGCCAAGAAATGGCTCATTCGCCGATAG
- a CDS encoding NAD(P)H-binding protein, with translation MIMFVIFGATGKVGKATITRLRGEGAPVRAVLRDPAKAAPLAALGCEIAMAEVGDADAMALAMRDAAAVQLICPIDPRAADASHQMMQSIERMAEAIDAARPPRVLAISDYGAHLTIDTGITSLFRAMEERFRQCRARMVFLRSAEHMENCARYLKIANETGVMPSMHQPLERPFPTVSAADIGDMAANLLLVDEDHGPLPRIIHGEGPREYTALEIAAALGRLLTRSVVARELPRADWPATLMRAGLSESYTDLIVRLGDVHNKGLIEAEAGVGEIRRGRTELSAAIEPFRPDVRQAVS, from the coding sequence ATGATCATGTTTGTCATCTTCGGCGCCACCGGCAAGGTTGGCAAGGCAACGATAACAAGGCTTCGGGGCGAGGGCGCTCCGGTCAGGGCAGTGCTCCGCGATCCCGCCAAGGCCGCACCCCTTGCGGCGCTCGGATGCGAGATCGCCATGGCCGAGGTCGGCGATGCCGATGCCATGGCGCTCGCGATGAGAGACGCGGCGGCTGTACAGCTCATCTGCCCGATCGACCCTCGCGCCGCCGATGCCAGCCACCAGATGATGCAGTCGATCGAGCGGATGGCGGAGGCGATCGACGCCGCCCGGCCGCCGCGCGTCCTGGCGATCTCCGATTACGGTGCGCATCTGACGATCGATACCGGCATTACCAGCCTGTTCCGAGCGATGGAGGAGCGGTTCCGGCAGTGCCGCGCCAGGATGGTCTTTCTGCGTTCGGCCGAACATATGGAAAACTGCGCACGCTATCTGAAGATCGCCAATGAGACCGGCGTGATGCCGAGCATGCACCAACCGCTGGAACGACCCTTCCCGACCGTTTCAGCCGCCGATATCGGCGATATGGCCGCAAACCTTCTGCTCGTCGACGAGGATCATGGCCCTTTGCCGCGGATCATCCATGGCGAGGGGCCGCGCGAATACACGGCGCTCGAGATCGCTGCGGCCTTGGGGCGGTTATTGACCCGGAGCGTCGTCGCACGCGAACTGCCGCGCGCCGATTGGCCGGCAACGCTGATGCGCGCAGGACTTTCGGAAAGTTACACCGATCTGATCGTCAGGCTGGGCGATGTGCACAACAAGGGCTTGATTGAAGCCGAAGCCGGCGTCGGCGAAATCCGTCGTGGCCGCACGGAGCTTTCCGCTGCCATTGAACCATTTCGTCCTGATGTCCGGCAGGCGGTGTCGTGA
- a CDS encoding DsbA family protein, whose product MELVLAADPMCSWCYGFGKQMGLLLERHPDLSLTIILGGLRAGATDVLDDAGKQFRLHHWGKVEEASGVPFNREGLLARKGFVYDTEPVCRAVVTARILRPDADLLSVFRAFQHAFYVDALDTTDGAILAETGSRALTELGHPVVSEEFLAEWNKRSTIEEAATDFATVRAMGVSSFPTLFLKKGETLRKVGAGYAHVDELEKHLAAMAA is encoded by the coding sequence ATGGAACTTGTACTAGCCGCCGATCCGATGTGCTCGTGGTGCTATGGATTCGGCAAGCAAATGGGACTGCTGCTTGAGCGACATCCGGACCTATCCTTGACGATCATTCTCGGTGGACTGCGCGCGGGCGCGACCGACGTTCTCGACGATGCGGGCAAGCAGTTCAGACTGCACCACTGGGGCAAGGTCGAGGAAGCCAGCGGCGTACCGTTCAACCGAGAAGGCCTCCTCGCCAGAAAAGGCTTCGTCTACGACACCGAACCCGTGTGCCGTGCGGTCGTGACCGCTCGTATCCTCCGGCCGGACGCGGATCTTCTGAGCGTCTTCCGGGCATTCCAGCATGCCTTCTACGTCGACGCGCTTGACACCACGGACGGCGCCATACTGGCTGAGACCGGATCTCGCGCACTCACCGAACTCGGTCATCCCGTCGTCTCGGAGGAATTCCTGGCAGAGTGGAATAAACGGAGCACGATCGAAGAGGCTGCGACGGATTTCGCGACGGTACGCGCCATGGGTGTTTCGAGCTTCCCGACGCTGTTCTTGAAGAAGGGTGAAACTCTTCGCAAGGTCGGCGCTGGATATGCGCACGTCGACGAACTTGAGAAGCACCTTGCAGCAATGGCCGCCTAA